attttttaattgggttgtttttattattgagttgtaagcgTTCTTTATATATGGTAGATGCAAATCTGTTATCAGATACATGACGtacaaaaattttcttccattttgtgggttgtcttttcactgtcttGCTGCTATTCTTTGAAACATAAAATGTTGATGGGACCAAaattatctactttttcttttgttgcatgTAGCTTCACGTGATGGAAGGGGTGAGCTGGCTTTCTGGGGCTGCTCTTATAAGACACTGATCTCGTTCATGAGAGTTTTGTCTTCATGAACAAACTGTCTCCCGACGGCctcacctcctaacaccatcatctTGGGCGTTAGGCTTTCAACGTATGAATATTGGGGGCACACAAACATTCAGGCAAGAACACTGGTCATCCTCTTCAGTCCCCTTAGGTATGGATCAATTCTTCAGCATTTGTCTTTTATGACACTGACATCTTAAAAGAATACagacctttttctctttttaatagaaTGCTTCTTAGATTCCAGTTTTACACTCCCAGCCAGAATTCCATATAAATGTTGTGTCCTTCTCAGGGTATCACACCCATCTGATGTCTATCTGCCCCTCAtttgtgatgttaattttgatccCCTAGTTGAGGTGTTACCAAATTCTGTTTAGTTACTAATATTCTAAAATTTGACATTTGTCTTTACCTCTGTTCTAACTGTATAACCCCAAACCTTTTCTGTCAATAATGTGATATTTCACCTGGTGTCCGTTCTTCTTGCTGTTTCCAATCAATTCATTCAACCTATAATTGTATTGTGCTGGTCTTCAACTTGTTTTCTTAACTCTGACTTCGCCCTTTTTAGCCCCATCTGCTGTTTTAGCATTTCATCTtggttttttatcttatttttactttctcattcTCGATGTTGGCAGCTGACTGGAcgtttttgttttccctgacaTGTGTGAGCGAAATCTTGACCCCATTCTAACCTACCTAAAACTCATTTGTCTTCCTCTAAGAGCTCCAATTTGAGTCCTAAATGAAgtgttttatatacttttctctaCACTGATGATATggccagaggggcagagatagagttCAACTGGGGTTGTGTGCCCCCTTTGTTGGTGGACACGAGCTCTCTTTAAAGAATATCTTCTGTGTTCTGCACTAGGAATTCAGACCTCATACTTGGAGACAAATCCTATTCTTAATATGTTAGGTTTGGAATTATGCCCTCAATTCCGTATGAATCCCTAGTAAATGGCATACACTGAGGATGTTTTCTTCTGTCCCTGATGAAATACTCAgttcttttccttgattttttccCTAGGGTTTCTGATTCTCCTCATCAATTCACTTCTCTCTAAATTGAGAGTGAGTGGTGAGAATATGGGTTTTTGTcaactggcttttttttctccccccggTACCATATCAGGTGATGGTCAGTGGAACATGGGGGTGAGGTTAAGAGCAGTAGTGTGGTGGTAAATGTTTAAAgactggctctcaaaaataaaaatccctaatGTAGAGTGTATGCCAGTTTCCACAGCATAAGTATTCCCCCCGTAGCCAATTTCAAGCCACCAATGTGACGTGACTAAGTGTGGAATTGGAACACACATCGCTATATAGCGTAGCACATTATTAAACAGTATTTCCACCTTGCGGATACATAGATAACCTCAAaagcataaataagtaaaaatgaagtgaaataattAGAAAGCGGTGTTTTTGAGCATttaccatctttgttttaaataaaatttgtttaattgtAAGTGTAATTTTTAAGAACTGCTCTATTTAATCCCTGGCTTGAAAAATCCCTGAAAACTGGACTATCAGCAGGCTCTCCTGAGCCAGTGGGAACCTGCTCCAGCACACCAGTGAGCCAGAATAAGCGCCCGAATTATCCAGTCCTTCCTCCGGCCACCGTTTCTTATTTTCGCAAGGTCATGCCACTTTTCTTCCATGGTGGCTATTGGTcactttttgctatttttaaaaatccctttttgCTCATATTAAAGGAAAGAGATTCTGTGATTGGCTTCATCCTGTCACCTTTACCTCAAGATCTTACTCTTTCTCGCGTGCTCTGCAAGTTTCTCTGGGTCATTTGAGGTTTTATGTACTATTCCGAACCAAAAAGATAGTATCCCCTGAGACAGTAATCACGAGTCTTCCTCTAAGTCTAAGCGCCATGAGCTGGAGTTGGGGGAATAGTAAGTGAGCTCTGTCTTCGGGCAAGTTAACCAAGGATCAGTTGCAGAACTATGCAATTTCAAACAGACAATATTCGAGGATAATAACAGATATAATTCAccttgaagaaaggaagaatgatgTCCCAACACATGGAAAGTAGTCGGCCTCTTACATATTTCTTTGAAAGGTAACTTTGAAGGATCAGGTTTGGTGAGAGGTGCCTCCATATACCCAAGAGCATAAGTGAGTTCTCAAACACATACAATGTATTTCCTGTGTACgtgcataattttttaaactctgtTTTGAGAAATTAAGGGTGTTTCCAAAGTATTCCTTGTTAAACGATTCCTTGCTGAAACAAATCATAGATTGTAGTCAATATTTCCAATAATACAGTTGTTCTCAGCTCTGGCTGgacattaaaatcacctggggagcttttaaaaaacaccagTGCCAGAACCCTACTCCAAAAATTTCTAATTCAATTAGTCTAGGGTGGGGCCATgccattaatatttttgaaaagctccccaggtgattccccTAGGCAGCCAGAGTTGAGAATCCTTGTCATAATGTAACATTTAGGATTTTATTAATAGTCCAGGAAATctactaaaataaatatactaaccCCCTAAGATGCATGACAATGAATAGGAAAATTTGTAAAGTTCTTGAAGATgtctaaagaaaaacaagataataaTTATATGTTGTTAAAGTCTTTTTTTGGCTGGGACTccaaatgttttatacttttaaaaaagcaactgtGCAGTGCCTAACGGAGCAAAAGCTAATTAAGTGTAACAATGCCTTGAAGCTGAAGACTAAAAAAACagtatgttttcagtttttctttaggAAGTTCAGGATTGTCTGTGATCAGGATATCCACACGTCCAGCGCCCGCTTCAATAAAATCCCGCTGATGGGTTCCAGTTAACATGGGAGCCAAAATGTATCCTTTCTGGGAAACCTATTTCTCAGGAgcacaaattaaaatcataaataagatTGTAAGGGGAGATCTCTAAAATGTTTAAGCAAATAAAGTTCCCCCAAGGGACTGATTTCAGGGGAATTCATTAGGCTTATTAGATGACATAATTATCTAATCACTGAAACAGGGCCCCTGGAGATCTCTTCTACTTTTTAGCTTAGATTTAATCATCGCATTTAAGATAATGCAGATCTTGGCACAGCGGAGTGGTCGCCAGAGATGCCCGACCGTCTGTTCTGAGGGGCGGCTAGCAGCGCGGTGGAGCGAGCCAGGGACGGCTTACACCTGAGACGGACTGTGGAACCGCACGTGCCCGAGGTGCAAGTCCAAGTCAAATGTCGAAGGAGAGCCTCCCTGAGCAACCAAGAGTGTCAGCTGTACCCAAGGCGGTCTCGGCAGCAGCAAGTACCTGTGGTGGATTTCCAGGCCGAACTGGGACGGCGATTCTTCGCTGGGACACCAAGCAGTGGTGAAAGCAGCACTGGGACATCCAGCTTAGCCGATTGCCAGGGGAAGAAGCAGCCTCCGTCTACTGTTTGAAGCTCCTGCCCCAAGCTTGCACTGTGTGTAGGAGAGCCTCCGTCACACCTTTATCTGTAGCCTTCCCCCAGGTCTTAAGGATCCTGAAACCTTACCGCGGACGGTGGATTGGGTGCAACAACAGCCGTGACTGTGGGAAAGAGCAGCAAGATGCCACGGCACACGGACTATAGACCCACGCGTATCCTGCAAGATGACCGAACATTCATTGGCACCTCCAAGGCTTTTGACAAACGTAGGAACGTGATCCTCCGGAATTATGATGAATCCAGCAAGATCAGGCCAAAGAATGCGAAGCGGCCAGAGTGTGAAGAAAAGCGGGTTGGGGGCCTGGTGTTGCTACGTAGGGAGAACTTGGGTTTCCATGCCTGTCAAGGACCACCCCCCAGGGACCCTGGCATTGCTCGGGGTACCACTTGCTGGAGCGGCAGGAGGTCCTGGGGTCGGCAGGGCAGCGGGCAGAGGAGTGCCAGCCGGTGTTCCAATCCCCCCTGCTCCTGCTGGATCTGCAGGCCCCGTGCGAGGGGTTGGGGGACCATCCCAACAGGAAATGGCTCCACAGGGAAGAGGTACTGTAGCAGCTGCTGCGGTCG
The window above is part of the Panthera tigris isolate Pti1 chromosome X, P.tigris_Pti1_mat1.1, whole genome shotgun sequence genome. Proteins encoded here:
- the LOC107178966 gene encoding SNRPN upstream reading frame protein-like, with the protein product MRVRKHGIQAPRRQGMGDSAVERARDGLHLRRTVEPHVPEVQVQVKCRRRASLSNQECQLYPRRSRQQQVPVVDFQAELGRRFFAGTPSSGESSTGTSSLADCQGKKQPPSTV